Genomic window (Terriglobus sp. TAA 43):
TGTATAGCTCATCCAGCACCTTGCGCACCCACTTCTGCGTCAGGTCGGCACGACCGCCTACCGTGAACATCCACAGAATGTGGTGCGATGGCTGATTCGAATGCGCGTACTGGCCGAAGCGCACCGCAGCCATCTCGCTCATCTCGTGGATCTCCTGGTGATAGACGCCGACCTCAAAGCGCGGCTCCTGCTCAACGCACTTCGTCAGTTCCGCAATGAAAACATCCTTGCCGCCGAAGGCTTCATTCATCATGGCCTCAGGCTCGTGCGGCACGCTCCAGCGATGCTGCCATGCGCTGCCCTCAACGTAAGGCGAGCCCCACTGGTACTGCCGGAACTCAGGCGCCCACTTGCCATCGGCATTCTTGCCACGGAAGAACTTCACCTGCGGATCCCACATCATGCGCCAGTTCTTCGAGCGCTTAGCGAAGAACGCAGCGTCTTCCGCGTGCCCTAGCTTCGCGGCGATCTGGCCAATGCAGAAGTCGCCATAGTGCGCATCCAGCGACTCCACGCAGGCCTGTTCGACTTCATCGTTCGGCACGTAACCCAGCTTCTGATACGAAGCCGAGCCACGACGTCCATATCCCTTTGAAGGATCGCCAACCTGCGTCGCGTGCTTCTTCAGCAACTGGTATGCGGCTTCGCGATCAAAGCCGGAGATGTCCTTCACCACTGCATCGCCAAAGAGCGAATCAATCAGCGAGCCCGTCATGCAGGCGCGATAGCCCGGGCATGGGAACTGCGGCATCCATCCACCTTCGGCGCCAGCGTTCACCCAGCTCTGCAGAATCTCACCAAGCCGCTCTGGATACAGCAGCGTCATCATGGGATACCAGGCGCGGTACACGTCCCAGTAGCCGTGGTCGGCGTACATCACGCCGGGCGTCAGCTTGTTGGTGTATGGGCTCATGTGGACGGGCTTGTTGCTCGCGTCCATCTCATGCCAGATGCGCGGGAACAACAGCGTGCGATACAGGCAGGAATAGAACGTGCGATTCTGCGTCTCCGTTGCGCCATGAATCACCACTGCGCGAAGATGCTCCTCCCACATGGCCTTCGTCTTCGCCTGCACCGCGTCAAAGCCGCTCGTGCCCATTTCGGTATTGATGTTGCGGTGTGCCTGATCAAACGAGATGAACGAATGCGTGATTGCAACCTCAGCTTTCGCCGACTTCAGATTCAATATGCCAATCAGGCTGCCGCTGTTATTGCGTCCCGGAGCATTGCTCTTCAGCGCCTTCTGCTCAAACGTCGCGCCTTTGCCAGCGCGCAAAATGTAGTACGTTGCAAATCCTTCCGGCGTACCGCCTGCACTTGCGGAGGTCTTCCAATGCAAGGTGCCAGAATTGGCATCCCACTGAAACTCTGCACCCTTCTCCGGCACATCAATCACGAGCGAAATGTCGTCGCCCAAGCGGCTTGTGGCACGTAACACTGCGCCACGACACGTCGGTGTCAGCTCCGCATCGATGCAGTAACGCAGCAGGTTCAGCTTGAAGCCGTACGGATGCGCCACCAGTTCATCGGGACGATACGAGCTGGCTCGCGCTGAAGCACGCACATCTGGTTCTCCGGTCACCGGCAGAATGGTGGTGAACCCGTAATCGCTGAGCCACGGGCTCAACTGATGCGTCAGGCGGAAGCCCTGAATGCGTTGGTCGATCGGCGAAAACATCCACGGCGATCCGCTGCGCGATTCCAGCGTCCAGTGCGCCATGCCAAACGGCTCTGCGGCAATTGGCAGCGTATTGCCGCGCGAAAACTGCGGATTGGAATTCGTTCCCTGCAACACATTGACGTAATCGCTCAATGCACCGGTAGGCGGCGCCTGCGTTGCGGATTTCGCGCTGTGCTTCTGCGTCGCCGCTTCCGCAGTAAGAGCAGGTGTACCGGCGGCAACGGCAAGAGCACCGGTGCCTTTCAGAAAATCGCGTCGTGTTGCAGCCATGAAGGTGGGTCCTTACCAGAGATCCGCGCACAACATGCCGAATCCATGTTGCGTGCGCATCATGAAGTCTATCCGCAATGGCGCGCCTGCATGTTGGGGATGGTGATTCTTCACGGTGAATTTGGGTGTTTCACCTTTGCAATCTGCAAACAGAAAAGCCCGATCCATGGGACCGGGCTTTCGCTGACCTGATGATCTCGACTCTAGGCGCGCTTGTGACGACGCTTATGTCCGGAAGCATGCGGGGAATACGTCCACTTGCGGACCGGGCCCGTATCAACATGCACGAACTGACTCTTCGGGTAGTAACCGACGCCACCCGCGTCCAGCGATAAGGCTGCATCGCGGAGACGCGCAGCCGGAACACCCTCCACGCGCATATCGACGGCCTTCGCTTCAATGTGCTGCGAGTGCTCCGCTGCATTGGTTGTTCCGCTGGCGCGCAGCGCGTCGTTCGTTTCCTGCGAGCGATACGCAGAAAGCACGCTGATCACGCCACCGCCCTTGCCCACCTTTGCCATCAACGTGTGCAGAACGTCAAAGGTGCGCGGATCAAACGTTGTGACTTCCTGGTTGTGGCTGTCACGGAGAAAGTGGTTGAGCTTGTCCAGCGCTTCAGGGATATAGGTGTCGCCTACGCGATACACCACGTCGATCATCTCGCCGCCCTGGTGAGCAAACTTCAGTTCGTACTTCTGGCCTTCGGAAGGCGTCGTCACTTCGTCGCCCTCAATGGGGAGCAGCCCGAGGCCTGGCAGGGTGGCATTCACGAAAGCGTGAGCCACAGCGCGGATGCGCGGGTGCTTACGGACTTCAAACTTGCGCGCACAGGCGGAAGGAGCGGTCATGCCGAGCGCCAAAAGCACGCCGAAAGCGGTAACTGTACGAGCAGACACAAAGCCGAGATTTAACGAAGAGAAGCGCAGTGGCACAGCGACGGAAGCTCCTGGGTTCGATTCGCGGCGCCGACGTGGTGATCATCTTCGTTGGGTCCGGCAGCACCGGAGGCATACGAACCAATCAGCAAACTCAGCCCTAGGTTTCCATAGTAGGCAATAGGTGATCCTGACGCAACACTTGTGCCGAAAATTGCATCGTGCTAGCCCGAATCGGGAATGGTTCACTTCAGGCAAAGCAAGAGGGCCAGCCTTTCGGCTGACCCTTCTTGTGTTGATATCTTCTGCCGATCCCGAACACACATCGCGAAGCGATGTCGAGAACGGCACGAAGTGCTTACTTAACGATTTCTGAGATAGCGCCAGCGCCTACGGTACGTCCACCCTCACGGATGGCGAAGCGCAGACCCTTTTCCATAGCAACCGGTGTGTGCAGCGTGATCTCGAGAGCCACGTTGTCGCCTGGCATCACCATCTCGGTGCCTTCCGGCAGCTTTGCCGAACCCGTTACGTCCGTCGTACGGAAGTAGAACTGGGGACGGTAGCCGTTGAAGAACGGGGTGTGACGGCCGCCTTCTTCCTTCGACAGAACGTACACTTCGCCCTTGAACACGGTGTGCGGCGTGATCGATCCCGGCTTCGCCAGAACCATGCCGCGCTCCACGTCGTCCTTCGCCGTACCACGCAGCAACAGACCTGCGTTGTCGCCAGCAAGACCTTCGTCCAGCTGCTTCTTGAACATTTCAACGCCGGTCACGGTCGTCGCCTGCGTATCGCGGAAGCCCACGATCTGTGCCGGCTCGCCAACCTTGATGCGACCACGCTCGATACGGCCCGTCACTACAGTTCCACGGCCCGAGATCGAGAAGATGTCTTCGATCGGCATCAGGAACGGCAGGTCGACCAGACGGTCAGGCTGCGGAACGTTGTCGTCCACGGCCTGCATCAACTCGTCGATCTTTGCTTCCCACTGAGCTTCGCCGTTCAGCGCGCCCAGAGCCGAGCCACGGATGACAGGAACGTCATCGCCAGGGAACTCGTACTTGCTGAGCAGTTCACGAACTTCCATCTCGACCAGGTCGATCAGTTCGGGATCTTCCACAGCATCGCACTTGTTCAGGAACACAACGATGTACGGCACGCCAACCTGACGAGCGAGCAGAACGTGCTCCTTCGTCTGGGGCATCGGGCCGTCGGTCGCTGCAACCACCAGGATCGCGCCGTCCATCTGCGCTGCGCCCGTGATCATGTTCTTGATGTAGTCAGCGTGGCCCGGGCAGTCAACGTGTGCATAGTGACGGTTCGCCGTCTCGTACTCCACGTGCGAGGTCGAGATCGTGATACCACGCTCGCGCTCTTCCGGTGCGTTATCAATCGTGTCAAACGAACGGAAGCTGTTCTTCGGGTTGTGCTTCGAAAGAACCTTCGTGATCGCCGCTGTCAACGTCGTCTTGCCGTGATCGATATGACCAATCGTGCCAACGTTTACGTGAGGCTTACTACGGTCAAATTTTTCCTTCGCCATTGCTCTCTTGCTCC
Coding sequences:
- the tuf gene encoding elongation factor Tu; translation: MAKEKFDRSKPHVNVGTIGHIDHGKTTLTAAITKVLSKHNPKNSFRSFDTIDNAPEERERGITISTSHVEYETANRHYAHVDCPGHADYIKNMITGAAQMDGAILVVAATDGPMPQTKEHVLLARQVGVPYIVVFLNKCDAVEDPELIDLVEMEVRELLSKYEFPGDDVPVIRGSALGALNGEAQWEAKIDELMQAVDDNVPQPDRLVDLPFLMPIEDIFSISGRGTVVTGRIERGRIKVGEPAQIVGFRDTQATTVTGVEMFKKQLDEGLAGDNAGLLLRGTAKDDVERGMVLAKPGSITPHTVFKGEVYVLSKEEGGRHTPFFNGYRPQFYFRTTDVTGSAKLPEGTEMVMPGDNVALEITLHTPVAMEKGLRFAIREGGRTVGAGAISEIVK
- a CDS encoding GH92 family glycosyl hydrolase, coding for MAATRRDFLKGTGALAVAAGTPALTAEAATQKHSAKSATQAPPTGALSDYVNVLQGTNSNPQFSRGNTLPIAAEPFGMAHWTLESRSGSPWMFSPIDQRIQGFRLTHQLSPWLSDYGFTTILPVTGEPDVRASARASSYRPDELVAHPYGFKLNLLRYCIDAELTPTCRGAVLRATSRLGDDISLVIDVPEKGAEFQWDANSGTLHWKTSASAGGTPEGFATYYILRAGKGATFEQKALKSNAPGRNNSGSLIGILNLKSAKAEVAITHSFISFDQAHRNINTEMGTSGFDAVQAKTKAMWEEHLRAVVIHGATETQNRTFYSCLYRTLLFPRIWHEMDASNKPVHMSPYTNKLTPGVMYADHGYWDVYRAWYPMMTLLYPERLGEILQSWVNAGAEGGWMPQFPCPGYRACMTGSLIDSLFGDAVVKDISGFDREAAYQLLKKHATQVGDPSKGYGRRGSASYQKLGYVPNDEVEQACVESLDAHYGDFCIGQIAAKLGHAEDAAFFAKRSKNWRMMWDPQVKFFRGKNADGKWAPEFRQYQWGSPYVEGSAWQHRWSVPHEPEAMMNEAFGGKDVFIAELTKCVEQEPRFEVGVYHQEIHEMSEMAAVRFGQYAHSNQPSHHILWMFTVGGRADLTQKWVRKVLDELYTPENFCGDEDTGAMAAWYVLASLGLYTLCPGKPEWMLGSPMWQKAEVRRGLKGSSLTVEAAGDPATKPYRAGVAVDGKSHSGDVISHGDLVKAATLRFTVKA
- a CDS encoding DUF882 domain-containing protein: MPLRFSSLNLGFVSARTVTAFGVLLALGMTAPSACARKFEVRKHPRIRAVAHAFVNATLPGLGLLPIEGDEVTTPSEGQKYELKFAHQGGEMIDVVYRVGDTYIPEALDKLNHFLRDSHNQEVTTFDPRTFDVLHTLMAKVGKGGGVISVLSAYRSQETNDALRASGTTNAAEHSQHIEAKAVDMRVEGVPAARLRDAALSLDAGGVGYYPKSQFVHVDTGPVRKWTYSPHASGHKRRHKRA